Sequence from the Helianthus annuus cultivar XRQ/B chromosome 13, HanXRQr2.0-SUNRISE, whole genome shotgun sequence genome:
TTAGTTTGACGTTCACAGCCGAGCAACAACGCAAATAACATAACAAATTTAGATAACattttgtttaattttatcaatttATTTATCGGTTGTCATGATATGTGATACGCCCTGACACAACGCGCGAATAACTACAACCCTGTTTACTATTAATCTTGTAGCCCCATGAATAGTACGTATATATTTaagttattgttttatttttttaataatttttttttcatttaacttAATTATTTAAGAAGCCCCATGAATACcaaatatttttatgttattgttttatttttttaataattttatttttcacTTGATTTActtattattactaataatttgCATTCATTAACTTTAAAAAACCCTAAATATGCAACTATGTTTAAATGTTTTCTAACATTCTGATATacattattaattaattataaaagaaTGAAAATTAGAACAAAGGAGTTATGTTTTCATCTCGAGCCCAACTTGAACTCAAATCACTATTTTAGAGAAAAAAATGTTTTGAATTATAGACAAGGGACCATTAAAATAACAAAATAGGCATTGACTTTTTACATGTATTGGCTCCGAAGTTGTCGAAATATCAGAGTATAGGCTATGGAGGTGCCGCCAGATTATCAAAGTGTGGACTATGAAGGTGTCAGATTATCAAAGTATGCCCTATCAAATGTGGTCGCTATAGGTGGGTCGAAATTTCTTTCCACAAATTTTTGTTGTGTACCAGATACaagaaaactaaaaaaagaaaatgaaCCCTGTTGCTACTAAATATCATCACTATAAGTGTTTGCCAAAGCGCTAAAATTCGCTCCACCTCGCCAAGAGGTATCGCCACTAAATTTCGTAGCAGCCATTACTTTTATAGTGACGACATCTGAGTGTAGACTACGAAGGTGTTGTATTATCAAAGTAAGAGTTATGGAAATGGCGTCTTTGCGTATTTGTCCTACTCTAATTGGTTACCTACCTAAACAAACGCAAAAATTAATACCTATTTTATTGGTTGTTTAGTTAACTTACCTATTTCCATGATTTCTCTTTCCCTAAGGCTAGGCGGTATGGGGGTCGGTCTGCCTGCCCCGTCGCCACCCCCAATACCATCCCCCCCCATCGTCGTGCCCGTCTTCCCTGGGACGATTGAGACGATCGCTAAAGACAAAAACTGATTCCTCTCCCATCTCACAACACACATATAcataaaaaagtggggaacagcggggaaccgactcaaacgaactccgattggactcattctagcggcgttggaaccggctcgtcgaaccctaactaggatctcttaaccctaaaccctaaatcataacccctaaaccctaaatatattagggtttggcttttagggtttagccttagggtttagccttagggtttagccttagggtttagccttcgggtttagccttagggtttagggtttaggttttgggtttaCCTTTAGGTTTAGCctatagggtttagcttttagggtttatagtttagattttacccTAAAtgctaaatcctaactcctaaactctaaaccctaaagctaaaaaataaggctaaaactaagctaaaccgtaaaatctaaactataaaccctaaaagctaaaccctataggctaaacctaaagctaaaccctaaagctaaacccacaagctaaaccctaaagctaaaccctaaccctaaggctaaaccctaaggctaaaccctaaaagccaaaccctaatatatttagggtttaggggttatgatttagggtttagggttaagagatcctagttagggttcgattagacggttccaacgccgctggaatgagtccaaccggagttcgtttgagtcagttccccactgttccccactttttttagtgttccctaatgaacctcacactatatatatatatatatatatatatatatatatatatatatatatatatatatatatatatatatatatatattaggctcATCCCCCATTTCCTTAGTTTCATCCCCTTTACCCCATCCTCACACCCATCCTACGTGACGCTTACAtgacggatcatcctccaaggatgggcctctaccataccccatggcctaaaCTAAAGAGTTGACTCTGGTGTGATCACTCATTACCATTCATGACTTTTACAAACTTGGTACAAGTGGTGTTATTAATCTTATGAATTTTCGAATCCCTCTTGCAAATATTAAATATTGATTGGCCTTATGACTAACTACTCAATTTTCTAATATCATTTGTTCTACAAGTAACTGTCAACCCACTGTTTCCTCTCTCTTACCTTCCCTcctttttttcttataaaatcacaTACACATACTATTCACCATCTCACAACTTGAATTCAGAATTTTCTCTTGATATCTTCAATTGTTGCATACACCTGCTAACATGCCTGAAAGCAAGGTGAAATATCTTTAATTTGGTGTTTCcctttattatattttaatagcCGTCTATATATTTCTACATAGGTTTCAACTTCTTTCAAGGATTTTACAGAAAAGAGCTCATATTTTTTATAATGCTTAATTTAGGATCATTTCAATCTTTCTTGAGTATAGTTTCAACATCAACACTTATTAAACTTGTATTTATTTGCAGAAAATTTTTACAATGCTTAATTTAGGATCATTTCAATCTTTCTTGAGTATAGTTTCAACATCTACACTTACTAAACTTGTATTTATTTGCAGAAAATTGTTATTAAAGTGGATGTGCATGACAATAAATGTAAAAGGAAGGCTTTAAAGGCAGTTTCTAGTCTTGAAGGTTAAATATTGTTTCTTTacataatattttatttttatgatcATAGTTCGACTTAACATATACTAAACCTTCATTTGAAATACGTTTAGGGATCGAATCCTTAGCAATGGACATGAAAGACAGGAAACTAACAGTTATCGGTGAGGTTGATCCAGTATGTATTGTTGGTAAACTTAAAAAATGGCACCCGGAGATACTCACTGTGGGACCGCCGAAAGATGATAAGAAGAAggatgatgaaaagaagaagaaggaagaagaagaagctaTAAAAATATGGCAGGAATATATCAGACTTTATGGCTATCCTTCCGGACCTTGCATGCCACCACAATACTGTGTTCGCGGTGTGGATGAATATCCAAGTGGTTGTGTTATTTGCTGAATCTGCAAGAAAAGATCCATTGGATATATGTATATGGGTTTGGGTTTAGATTGGTGATCATTTCCATATTTCGTTATGAAGGGTTTGTGTATAGACAAACACATATTATTCAAAGAATAACATTTGGAAAGTCAAGTGCATTCTATTTGTATTGATATGGATAAGTTATGCTGAAAGgatataaaagaaaagaaaagaaaaatcatAGAACCAGAAATTTTTAATTGGGGTCATCACTTTTCATTATAAGCTATATAGTTAACGCGGTGACATAtcagatatcggtcaaggaccgttatttgagatataggttgtctcggtgagatatcggtaattttgatataatgcagaatttaaatatatatagcaatttaacactaatatatcggtgatatatcggtaaAATATTGATGATGTATCGGTCAAACATCGGACAACATCGCCAATAACATCGGTAtcgatatttgacaccgatattttactagaGGACCAATATGACctatatatcaccgatattatcTTGATCAATTATAAGGAGCAATTCTTTACCGGTTACTATTAAGGGGTTGAACTCATATTTTAGTGTTAAGTTTATATTCTTAAAAATCCAACAAATTCTTGTGAGAGCCATCCGTCTGGACCCCTTGGGTCCACCCTGATTTTTATATTATAGCTTCTTGTGAAAAGAGTTACAAAGTGAAGATTTAACAAAGTGACTGCACCAACTGCTGTTGACTTTTGACTAAccatatatattatatttaaggATGTGACAATCTATCATCCTTAACACATGCAAACAATGATATTTTATGATTCGACGAATTTATCTTTGGAAAAAATAGGTAAGTTGATTCTAAAAGCGTACATATGGAATGGCGTTGATTAGTAAATTGCTTCTTTTTTCATCTGGTCTTTGATTATTTTGTTATGGTGAATGGGCGAATGGCGATATGTTTACATGGTATTAAACTTTCAGACATATCGAGACACATGTTTCTGACGTTGTTCAATAATGTATGTGATGTTCTCACACATGATACAAGCGGATAAATAAATTTAGAATAAGAGTATATGGATGGTCCCTCTAGTTAACAAAATTATGCTAAATACCACAAGGATTAATAGAGAATCAAGAGTGATtacttttaaaaatattttagtaAAAGTAAAATCAAGTAGCAAGTTTAGATAATTACAATTATACGTTAATTACCTATCCTAATTGATGAATAGAAAGTAGCATGATTAAATTTACAACCCTTCATAGATTTTTACATATTATTTATTTTGATTTGATGTCTGCATCATCTAATAAAGGGTCATGCTAATTACACACGCCAaaaataattttcacacccctaagcgccgcgctatggccaaagcggggcgcttaggACGACAAAAGTTGATACGAGGTTTCGAATGACTGACTGACACAGTGACataaaggtgatacgaggtttcaatcgccccgtgaaccctaagcgccgcgctttggccatagcgcggcgcttcgacCCCAAATGCTACCTTTAAATCACTGGACAGACTCGACATTCATAATTCGGATTGTTTTTTGTCGAtcttctttgctctattagttacatgttttgaaaaaacgatgtcgtggttaAGTAATTATCTTCTCGGTCAATATTCTGACGAGtcagttgttcctgattcttacgagtggaccgctatttctgactcgtttgagaaaccggtgtcgtccaacttgagggagacagaggttgtatctggcattcgggcgactatagctttgtacagcaggagtggtatccaaacgacagttacggttgtcaacagagcttacaaggttattcgaatttcggttacggtggcgagcaaagctttgtacagcaggagtgttatccaaaccagagttacggttgtgaacagagctttgaacatcaagtctattcgaacctcggtgacaatggtgagccggaggatgtgtctgttgacgaggaaggttgttacccggttacattttcgtttgatacaacgcagaccttttcgtcacgtaaagagttggtgcgttgggtacaggacacggcaaaagacaatggttacctcattgtgactaagaggtcgaataaaagaggagagaattacaagatttggtttcaatgtacttttggtggggagcataagagtatagctacacagaggaaaacgggtagcaagaaaataggctgcccgttcgagatgatcgggttttcggaatcatccggaagtgtttggaggatcgaggtgacgaaggcgaagcataaccacactcctgttgaaaacttcgagggtcacgcgtatgcgagaagctttcttcggaggataaaaaactggttaaggagttggcagagcaagatattcccaaccaaagtatctggcgaacgctgagaaaaacaatccggctagaaagcttattccgaaagatatacacaacgttgttcagaagatcaacgctgaaaaaaatgtcggtaagtctccgatgcaaaaacttgaaaacattcttatcgaaaaaaattacacttattacatgcgcacgaatgagatatcgaacgaagttgaagacgtcttctttgttcacgaaaaatcattcactatgtggtgtgccttcccgcatgtgctaatgattgacgccacctacaaaacgaacatgtacaacctgccatttgttcaggtcgtaggcatgacgtcgacaaacaaatcgtttacggctgcttgtgcggtaatttccgctgagaagtcagagaactacctatgggtgttgcagaggatcaagtctatgctggcaggatgtatggaaccgcacgtgattttaacagacagggattttgcgctaatgaacgcgtgtgaacaagtttttccaaaagcgcataagtatctttgtcggttccatattcaacaaaatattaataagaacagcaagaagaaattctctgacaaggagtggaaagaattcgtacgtacattttggacattgtgcgagtctacgaccaaggaaatatacaggtataacttggaaaacctTGAAGCATAGTTGAAAGAAGCTGACCATGAACgtgagtatttcttacataattatgttcaaattttatataataacaaaaactgactatttacgttttttaattttataggtttttgattatttgaagaaatcctggttggatccgtaccgtgaaaagtttgtatcttgctggattaaccaaactatcaactttcaccaaactacgaccaacagggttgagggcatgcatgca
This genomic interval carries:
- the LOC110902639 gene encoding heavy metal-associated isoprenylated plant protein 39 produces the protein MPESKKIVIKVDVHDNKCKRKALKAVSSLEGIESLAMDMKDRKLTVIGEVDPVCIVGKLKKWHPEILTVGPPKDDKKKDDEKKKKEEEEAIKIWQEYIRLYGYPSGPCMPPQYCVRGVDEYPSGCVIC